A part of Rhopalosiphum maidis isolate BTI-1 chromosome 3, ASM367621v3, whole genome shotgun sequence genomic DNA contains:
- the LOC113556607 gene encoding uncharacterized protein LOC113556607: MYEAKELDTQDKLAYMNSLIKTPVSIVGEYANKYHLVPQYDLIYNGYLSSKVRFEYSLTMGKYATVGVGSSKKEAKQEAALNLLGIMIDEKPELLDTDFKIFDSDKYTVSQFDNNVKVNAIGKLNEICKKYQLELPEFNLIREEGQCHAKLFTVSCRVAKIIEISSNKTKKQAKQLAAFQMINKLMSIDKSFIMEEKQNVSDAMKVLERVEMIKSEQIKKSASMNKNIVNYHLLFKKTERINSDLLNNVVNHYNKYNELDLLKPFKLLCRIVNECGMYLIAKTINTELLDKNYNCIYMLSVDNDIYPPVYGLGMADNIENAQQIAAKELLIAFCILLK, translated from the coding sequence atgtaTGAAGCTAAGGAATTAGATACACAAGATAAGTTAGCATACATGAATTCATTGATAAAAACTCCAGTCTCCATTGTAGGAGAATACGCCAATAAATATCACCTTGTTCCTCAATATGATCTCATATATAATGGTTATTTATCTTCTAAGGTCAGATTTGAGTATAGCCTAACTATGGGTAAATATGCTACTGTTGGCGTAGGGTCTTCCAAAAAAGAAGCCAAGCAAGAGGCAGCTCTAAATCTACTTGGAATAATGATTGATGAAAAACCTGAGTTATTGgatactgattttaaaatatttgattcagATAAGTACACGGTCTctcaatttgataataatgttaaagttAATGCAATTGGGAAATTGaatgaaatttgtaaaaaatatcaactggAACTGCctgaattcaatttaattagagAAGAAGGACAATGTCACGCTAAACTATTTACTGTCAGTTGTCGTGtagctaaaattattgaaatatcatcgaacaaaacaaaaaaacaggCCAAACAATTGGCTGCTTTTCAGatgataaacaaattaatgtcTATTGACAAGTCATTCATTATGGAAGAGAAACAGAATGTATCAGACGCAATGAAAGTTCTAGAACGAGTTGAAATGATTAAATCagagcaaataaaaaaatctgcatccatgaataaaaacatagttaattatcatttacttttcaaaaaaactGAACGGATAAACtcagatttattaaataatgttgttaatcattataacaaatataatgaattagaTTTACTTAAaccttttaaactattatgcaGAATTGTCAACGAATGTGGAATGTACCTGATTGCAAAAACCATAAATACAGAATtacttgataaaaattataattgtatatatatgctTTCTGTAGATAATGATATATACCCTCCTGTTTATGGTTTGGGTATGGCTGACAACATTGAAAATGCTCAGCAAATTGCTGCAAAAGAGTTACTCATTGctttttgtatacttttaaaataa